TCTGAAAATAAATTCCCAGTTCTACGGTCTTTTACTTTATAGGACATTTTTTGCCTCCGTTCACTGTCAAAACTGCAAGGGTTTTTGGCTCTTTTCCCGTTTTTCCTTGCAGTTTTTGTGTTATTTTTAATGTCCTATTATACTATTTTTCCGTCTATATGTCAATGAACTTTTGCTTTTTTCAGTGAACCCTAATTTATACTGTGTTATTAAAACATACTTATATCAAAAAGAAACTTACTTTACAACAGTAAGAAATATCAGAATTAATGAAAAAAATGTTTCACCGTCAGAAATAAGACAATGGAATGAATCGGAGTTTGGAAATATTGAAATTAACTGGTATAAAGTTAAAATTATTTATACAGATAAAAGTGGGAAGAAACAGGTTTTAGCCACTCCGGGTAAAGAGAGTGTTGATTATTGTGGAATAACACAAAAAGTCCATAGAATTGATTTTAGAAAAGACAATACTTATCTTGGATGGTTGAGTTCATACTACAATGTACCCGGCGTTTTTGGTTCCGTTGATAGTCAGGACAATGAATATACTGGCATTGATTGTGCTGACCTTGTAGTTGCTGGATATAGAAAATATTCAAACAAAAATATTCCTTTGTTTCAGTTAATACTACAAGAATAATGATAATGCGATGGAAGGGCTAAATATGTTCAAGAGATTATTATAGGTCGTCTTCAAAGAAATATTTTTACAGTTTACATATGACCTGTCCGACTATGATATTGAGGACGAGGTCAACGACCGACTATCGTTCAAGTGATTTCTCGGCTTGGATACCGACGAACAGGGTCCCGACCACTCAACATTATCAAGATTTCGTGACCATCTTGGAGTTGAACGGTTCAAAAACATTTTCAATAAAATAGTAGAAATCGCCCGCTCAAAAAATTTGGTATCCGACAAACTTCACATAGTTGATTCAACGCACATTCAGGCGAAAGTGAATCTTTTCAAGTTGAAGAAAGAGCACGGGAAATGCGAACCAGACGATTATGTTGATAAACACACGCCCGACAAAGATGCAAATCCAGTCGCTGATGTCCTGTGTTGTGGTCAACTGCAAGCGGATTATTACTTTGCTTTATGATTTATCTGCACCGCCAAAAATTGCATTGCGTGTGGTTGTGGCAAAGTGATTCAAAGAGCGAAAAAAATTAAAAGTTGCAAAAAATCTGAAAAACTTGAAAAAGTTATTGACGGTCACTGCCAGTTAATCTGCTAAAAAATTATGTTCAAGCAACCCAACTGGAACTGTAACTGACTTTTTCAACGATATCATATTAACAAAAAAATAATTTATCAGTAAACCCTAATTCGCATTTTCAGTAAAACAAGTGTGAACAAAAATGGAACTTAATTTTTCGCAGTACATAATGCTATCTCTGGTAAATCAAATATCTGGCAAGCGAGGTGTAGGAACTATTGTTGGAATTTTGAGAGGTTCGCAACGACGGAGTGTTGTAACACTGAAAAATTGGAAAGACAGTAACCTTGATGTGCGGTATATTGGATTGATGAGCGGTGTTCCAGAAGCGAATGTAAAAGCATTATATGATTTTCTGCTTGAAAGTCGGTTGCTGACCTTTGCCGAGGACAAGATAGGTGATTTTTGGTATCCGCTTGTTCATATCACCAATGTAGGCAAGGAAGTTCTTGCTGAAAAATCTGCGAAATTTTCTACAAAGTTGGAAGAATTACTTAAAGCAAATAAAGCCTTACAAGATTTTCAGGCAGAGCTTATACCGGAGAAACGCAAGAAAGATACTCTTACGGAAACAGAAAAAGAAACCCGTCGTGGATTGCCTTGGTCCGAAGAAGAAGACAATGACTTAAAAAACGAATATGCAACTAAAAAGAATATTGAAGAATTAGCAAAGA
The DNA window shown above is from Elusimicrobiota bacterium and carries:
- a CDS encoding RQC domain-containing protein codes for the protein MELNFSQYIMLSLVNQISGKRGVGTIVGILRGSQRRSVVTLKNWKDSNLDVRYIGLMSGVPEANVKALYDFLLESRLLTFAEDKIGDFWYPLVHITNVGKEVLAEKSAKFSTKLEELLKANKALQDFQAELIPEKRKKDTLTETEKETRRGLPWSEEEDNDLKNEYATKKNIEELAKIFQRSPVSIYCRLRKLKLIEPDLSYEKLIPSRKTEKKNL
- a CDS encoding transposase; the encoded protein is MDTDEQGPDHSTLSRFRDHLGVERFKNIFNKIVEIARSKNLVSDKLHIVDSTHIQAKVNLFKLKKEHGKCEPDDYVDKHTPDKDANPVADVLCCGQLQADYYFAL